A single genomic interval of Nocardioides palaemonis harbors:
- a CDS encoding FAD:protein FMN transferase — MTGHASAAADRTSGCWASFAALGTSTFVAVREAHELDLAVTLAREVLTDVDEVCSRFRDDSDLSRVNAHPGRWVEVDPLLVAAVRVAVDAARDTGGLVHPLLGRQLVQLGYDRDFDLLVDLGQDAEEADPPTLGSWHLIDLDPAGAVRIPGGTSLDLGATGKAWAADLVAAAYEERLSAGAVVSVGGDVRIARPDGTPWPVSVTERPGDADATLVALDHGGLATSSTQVRRWSRSGVRHHHLLDPRTGQPAREVWRTVTATGPTCAAANAASTAAVVLGEDAPDWLEDRGVTARLVATGGEVRTTGAWPGRSAR, encoded by the coding sequence GTGACCGGGCACGCCAGCGCTGCCGCCGACCGCACGTCCGGGTGCTGGGCGAGCTTCGCCGCGCTGGGCACCTCCACCTTCGTCGCCGTGCGGGAGGCGCACGAGCTCGACCTCGCCGTCACCCTCGCCCGCGAGGTGCTGACCGACGTCGACGAGGTCTGCAGCCGCTTCCGCGACGACTCCGACCTGTCCCGCGTCAACGCCCACCCCGGCCGGTGGGTCGAGGTGGACCCGCTGCTCGTGGCAGCCGTGCGGGTCGCGGTCGACGCGGCCCGCGACACCGGCGGCCTGGTGCACCCGCTCCTCGGGCGCCAGCTGGTGCAGCTCGGCTACGACCGCGACTTCGACCTCCTGGTCGACCTCGGCCAGGACGCCGAGGAGGCCGATCCGCCCACGCTGGGCTCCTGGCACCTGATCGACCTGGACCCGGCCGGCGCGGTGCGGATCCCGGGCGGGACCAGCCTGGACCTCGGGGCCACCGGGAAGGCGTGGGCCGCCGACCTGGTCGCGGCGGCCTACGAGGAGCGACTCTCAGCGGGCGCGGTCGTGAGCGTCGGGGGCGACGTACGGATCGCCCGGCCGGACGGCACGCCGTGGCCGGTGTCGGTCACCGAGCGTCCCGGGGACGCGGACGCGACCCTCGTCGCGCTGGACCACGGCGGCCTGGCCACCTCCAGCACGCAGGTCCGGCGCTGGAGCCGGTCGGGGGTCCGCCACCACCACCTGCTCGACCCGCGCACCGGTCAGCCGGCACGCGAGGTCTGGCGCACCGTCACCGCGACCGGTCCCACCTGCGCGGCCGCGAATGCCGCCTCCACCGCGGCCGTCGTGCTCGGGGAGGACGCCCCGGACTGGCTGGAGGACCGCGGCGTGACTGCACGCCTCGTCGCGACCGGCGGCGAGGTCCGGACGACCGGCGCCTGGCCGGGGAGGAGCGCACGATGA
- a CDS encoding ferric reductase-like transmembrane domain-containing protein, producing the protein MTEGPLFWYLNRATGLVLLVLMTLSVVLGVLATSGRAGRGVPRFVSQSLHRNLSLLSVLALLAHVTTAVVDEYVDIRWWQALVPVGATYRPLWLGLGTVSLDLLAVVVLTSVLRTRLSHRSWRLVHLSSWLAFAAAVAHSVGIGTDLSSPDALGVVPALVCVTAVLVALAARLGTVARDSSSPATGRSA; encoded by the coding sequence ATGACCGAGGGTCCGCTGTTCTGGTACCTCAACCGCGCCACGGGCCTGGTGCTGCTCGTGCTGATGACGCTGAGCGTGGTGCTCGGCGTGCTGGCGACGAGCGGCCGGGCCGGCCGGGGGGTGCCGCGCTTCGTGAGCCAGTCGCTCCACCGCAACCTGTCGCTCCTGTCGGTCCTCGCCCTCCTCGCCCACGTCACCACCGCGGTCGTCGACGAGTACGTCGACATCCGCTGGTGGCAGGCGCTCGTCCCGGTCGGCGCGACCTACCGCCCGCTGTGGCTCGGCCTGGGCACGGTGTCGCTCGACCTGCTCGCCGTCGTGGTGCTGACCAGCGTGCTCCGCACCCGCCTGTCCCACCGGTCGTGGCGGCTGGTCCACCTGTCGTCGTGGCTGGCGTTCGCGGCAGCCGTCGCCCACTCGGTGGGCATCGGCACCGACCTCTCCTCCCCCGACGCGCTCGGCGTGGTGCCCGCACTCGTCTGCGTGACGGCCGTCCTCGTGGCCCTGGCCGCCCGCCTCGGCACCGTCGCCCGCGACAGCAGCTCCCCCGCCACCGGACGGTCGGCATGA
- a CDS encoding NADH-ubiquinone oxidoreductase-F iron-sulfur binding region domain-containing protein: MSAPSPVPVPDRVVVHPGPALLAGLESGPWLPAHRARFGPLPDVSLDDLLDRVARVGVAGRGGAAFPFATKLATAARGRRPVVVVNLAEGEPASAKDTALALTRPHLVLDGAVATARALRAREVHVVLPGERPRTSVAVLRALDERRDPVRVRVHTASPTFVAGQARAVLELMAGRPDLPVTAWQPEAVAGHAGRPTLLSNAETWAHVAHLLLAGDPLRAGLGTTAEPGTTLLTISREGALPEVREVAHGTPWRDVLADVPDRPAAALVGGFHGTWASWDHLERMRVSRAAMRAEGMPLGAGIVHVPAPTTCPLALTADVLAYLADQSARRCGPCLNGLPALAAEVRGLVAGRDGTRRVERLAALVDGRGACAHPDGTVRLVRSALAVLGDEVEAHRSGQCATRSLREVTW, translated from the coding sequence ATGAGCGCGCCCTCCCCCGTCCCGGTCCCGGACCGCGTGGTGGTCCACCCCGGCCCGGCGCTGCTCGCCGGCCTCGAGTCGGGTCCGTGGCTGCCCGCCCACCGCGCCCGCTTCGGTCCGCTCCCCGACGTCTCGCTGGACGACCTGCTGGACCGGGTCGCACGGGTCGGGGTCGCGGGACGGGGCGGCGCCGCCTTCCCCTTCGCCACCAAGCTGGCCACCGCCGCGCGAGGGCGCCGGCCGGTGGTGGTCGTCAACCTCGCCGAGGGCGAGCCCGCCAGCGCGAAGGACACCGCGCTCGCGCTGACCCGCCCGCACCTGGTGCTCGACGGCGCCGTCGCGACGGCACGGGCGCTGCGCGCCCGCGAGGTGCACGTGGTGCTGCCGGGCGAGCGGCCCCGTACGTCGGTGGCCGTGCTCCGAGCGCTCGACGAGCGCCGCGACCCGGTGCGGGTGCGCGTCCACACGGCGTCCCCGACGTTCGTCGCCGGGCAGGCCCGTGCCGTGCTCGAGCTGATGGCGGGGCGCCCCGACCTGCCCGTGACCGCCTGGCAGCCGGAGGCAGTCGCCGGCCACGCGGGTCGACCCACGCTGCTGTCCAACGCCGAGACGTGGGCCCACGTCGCCCACCTGCTCCTCGCGGGTGACCCGCTGCGAGCCGGGCTCGGCACGACGGCGGAGCCCGGCACCACGCTGCTGACGATCAGCCGCGAGGGCGCCCTGCCCGAGGTGCGCGAGGTCGCGCACGGCACCCCCTGGCGCGACGTCCTGGCCGACGTCCCCGACCGACCGGCCGCCGCGCTGGTGGGTGGGTTCCACGGCACGTGGGCGTCGTGGGACCACCTGGAGCGGATGCGCGTGTCGCGGGCCGCGATGCGCGCGGAGGGCATGCCGCTCGGCGCGGGGATCGTGCACGTCCCCGCACCCACGACGTGCCCGCTGGCCCTCACGGCCGACGTGCTCGCCTACCTCGCCGACCAGTCCGCGCGCCGCTGCGGCCCGTGCCTCAACGGCCTGCCGGCCCTTGCCGCCGAGGTCCGCGGCCTGGTCGCCGGCCGCGACGGCACCCGTCGGGTCGAGCGGCTCGCCGCCCTGGTGGACGGCCGGGGCGCGTGTGCCCACCCCGACGGGACGGTCCGGCTGGTCCGCTCCGCGCTCGCCGTGCTGGGCGACGAGGTGGAGGCGCACCGCAGCGGGCAGTGCGCGACCCGCAGCCTGCGGGAGGTGACGTGGTGA
- a CDS encoding ferredoxin encodes MSHALRVDWPSCHARGLCHELLPEVVDLDEWGYPLVTGEVTEALLADARAAVRACPRLALRLVEAPPR; translated from the coding sequence GTGAGCCACGCACTGCGCGTCGACTGGCCCAGCTGCCACGCCCGGGGCCTGTGCCACGAGCTGCTGCCCGAGGTGGTCGACCTCGACGAGTGGGGCTACCCGTTGGTGACCGGCGAGGTCACCGAGGCCCTGCTGGCCGACGCCCGCGCCGCGGTCCGCGCCTGCCCGCGCCTCGCGCTCCGCCTGGTGGAGGCACCTCCCCGCTGA
- a CDS encoding MBL fold metallo-hydrolase → MYFAQHYLDCLSQASYLIGDTTSGRAVLVDPRRDIDDYLRDAEEQGLRIVGVINTHFHADFLAGHLEVAAATGAWIGYGTAAQADYEVRHLADGERIALGDEEGVTLEVMHTPGHTPESISVLVREHGTDEVPYGVLTGDALFIGDVGRPDLLASIGFSAEELGTMLHDTIQHRLMGLPDEVRVFPGHGAGSACGKNLSTEKQSTIGDERRTNYACQPMDRDAFVAMVTEGQPSAPEYFLHDAVLNRKHHDTFSSAPLAALSWAGARDAAGDGAILLDTRDAEEFNAGHVRGSVSVPLDGRFAETAGMLLSPDDAVVLVGDDPQCREAHTRLGRIGFDGVVGALHDVEQVLVDDDAHVGHGSRLTAPALARLLDADAPVTVVDVRNVGELDAGAIPGSVHVPLAELRRRVDEVPRDRPLVVTCAGGWRSSVAASYLRSQGFTDVSDLLGGFTAWQLLATTDA, encoded by the coding sequence ATGTACTTCGCCCAGCACTACCTCGACTGCCTGTCGCAGGCGTCGTACCTCATCGGCGACACGACCAGTGGTCGCGCCGTCCTGGTGGACCCGCGCCGTGACATCGACGACTACCTGCGTGACGCCGAGGAGCAGGGCCTGCGGATCGTGGGCGTCATCAACACCCACTTCCACGCCGACTTCCTGGCCGGACACCTCGAGGTGGCCGCCGCGACCGGCGCGTGGATCGGCTACGGCACCGCGGCGCAGGCCGACTACGAGGTCCGCCACCTCGCCGACGGCGAGCGCATCGCGCTCGGCGACGAGGAGGGCGTGACCCTCGAGGTGATGCACACCCCCGGCCACACCCCCGAGTCGATCAGCGTGCTCGTCCGCGAGCACGGCACCGACGAGGTCCCCTACGGCGTGCTGACCGGCGACGCGCTGTTCATCGGCGACGTCGGCCGACCCGACCTGCTCGCCTCCATCGGCTTCAGTGCCGAGGAGCTCGGCACGATGCTGCACGACACGATCCAGCACCGGCTGATGGGCCTGCCCGACGAGGTGCGGGTCTTCCCCGGCCACGGCGCCGGGTCGGCGTGCGGCAAGAACCTCTCCACCGAGAAGCAGTCCACGATCGGCGACGAGCGCCGCACCAACTACGCCTGCCAGCCGATGGACCGCGACGCCTTCGTCGCGATGGTGACCGAGGGGCAGCCGTCCGCCCCGGAGTACTTCCTCCACGACGCCGTGCTCAACCGCAAGCACCACGACACGTTCTCCTCGGCCCCGCTCGCGGCGCTGTCGTGGGCTGGTGCCCGGGACGCCGCCGGCGACGGCGCGATCCTGCTCGACACCCGCGACGCCGAGGAGTTCAACGCCGGCCACGTCCGCGGGTCGGTCAGCGTGCCGCTCGACGGCCGGTTCGCCGAGACCGCGGGCATGCTGCTGAGCCCCGACGACGCCGTTGTGCTCGTCGGCGACGACCCGCAGTGCCGCGAGGCCCACACCCGGCTCGGCCGCATCGGCTTCGACGGCGTCGTCGGCGCGCTCCACGACGTCGAGCAGGTCCTGGTCGACGACGACGCCCACGTCGGGCACGGCAGCCGGCTCACCGCACCCGCCCTCGCACGGCTCCTCGACGCCGACGCCCCGGTCACGGTGGTCGACGTGCGCAACGTCGGCGAGCTCGACGCCGGCGCGATCCCCGGCTCGGTCCACGTCCCGCTCGCCGAGCTCCGGCGCCGGGTCGACGAGGTCCCCCGCGACCGCCCGCTCGTGGTGACCTGCGCGGGCGGCTGGCGCTCGAGCGTGGCGGCGAGCTACCTGCGCAGCCAGGGCTTCACCGACGTGTCCGACCTGCTGGGCGGCTTCACCGCCTGGCAGCTGCTGGCCACGACGGACGCCTGA
- a CDS encoding DUF2256 and DUF3253 domain-containing protein, which yields MPPEPKTCQSCGRTIEWRKKWERDWDQVRYCSTACRKRGVTEVDRRLEAAITDLLAQRARTSTICPSDAARAVGGDDEETWRELMEPARRAARRLVARGEVEITQGGRVVDPSTAKGAIRIRRAR from the coding sequence ATGCCTCCCGAGCCGAAGACCTGCCAGTCGTGCGGGCGCACCATCGAGTGGCGCAAGAAGTGGGAGCGCGACTGGGACCAGGTCCGCTACTGCTCGACCGCGTGCCGCAAGCGCGGCGTCACCGAGGTCGACAGGCGGCTCGAGGCGGCGATCACGGACCTGCTGGCGCAGCGGGCGCGTACGTCGACCATCTGCCCGTCGGACGCGGCCCGCGCGGTGGGTGGCGACGACGAGGAGACCTGGCGCGAGCTCATGGAGCCGGCCCGCCGGGCGGCCCGACGACTGGTCGCCCGGGGCGAGGTGGAGATCACCCAGGGCGGCCGCGTCGTCGACCCGTCCACGGCGAAGGGCGCGATCCGGATCCGCCGCGCCAGGTGA
- a CDS encoding universal stress protein: MTTTLPLLVAHDGSADAERALRWAAAESLRAHVPVRVLMVDEVLPPPWGGAPGWAPMTGSLQVPVDEYGHLVDQVRKELAEAGVLDATVQHRTGHVVDELLRAAESSSMVVVGSHGHGAAAEVLIGSVSQHLARHARCPVVVVREQRDPDARRIVVGIDGSRPSTEALELAFERAEATGETVVALHGWHVRVPSTDVWNAEPRSVETQERELLLAECVAGVRAEHPDVAFEQEAVPVAPARALVDASAGASLVVVGARGLGFFSGLLLGSVSQAVLHRAACPVVVVR; encoded by the coding sequence ATGACGACGACACTCCCGCTCCTGGTGGCCCACGACGGCTCCGCGGACGCCGAGCGCGCGCTGCGCTGGGCCGCGGCAGAGTCCCTCCGCGCCCACGTCCCGGTCCGGGTCCTGATGGTCGACGAGGTGCTGCCGCCGCCGTGGGGCGGCGCGCCGGGCTGGGCACCCATGACCGGGAGCCTGCAGGTGCCGGTGGACGAGTACGGCCACCTGGTCGACCAGGTGCGCAAGGAGCTCGCTGAGGCCGGCGTGCTCGACGCGACCGTCCAGCACCGCACCGGCCACGTCGTCGACGAGCTGCTGCGGGCCGCCGAGTCGTCCTCGATGGTCGTCGTGGGCAGCCACGGTCACGGTGCGGCGGCCGAGGTCCTCATCGGCTCGGTCAGCCAGCACCTCGCCCGGCACGCCCGCTGCCCGGTCGTCGTCGTACGCGAGCAGCGCGACCCCGACGCGCGCAGGATCGTGGTCGGCATCGACGGCTCGCGCCCCAGCACCGAGGCGCTCGAGCTCGCCTTCGAGCGGGCGGAGGCGACCGGCGAGACGGTCGTGGCCCTGCACGGCTGGCACGTCCGGGTCCCGTCGACCGACGTGTGGAACGCCGAGCCGCGAAGCGTGGAGACCCAGGAGCGCGAGCTCCTGCTCGCCGAGTGCGTCGCCGGCGTCCGCGCCGAGCACCCCGACGTCGCCTTCGAGCAGGAGGCGGTCCCGGTCGCACCGGCCCGCGCGCTCGTCGACGCCTCCGCCGGCGCCTCGCTCGTCGTGGTGGGGGCCCGCGGGCTCGGGTTCTTCAGCGGCCTGCTGCTGGGCTCGGTGAGCCAGGCGGTGCTGCACCGGGCCGCGTGCCCGGTCGTCGTCGTCCGCTGA
- a CDS encoding putative quinol monooxygenase → MIFITAKFPVRPEHADDWPEISRAFTEATRAEEGCLWFEWSRSLDDPHEYVLVEAFRDDAAGAHHVGTDHFHTATRELPAYLARTPRIVNTTVEGTEWSELGELAVR, encoded by the coding sequence TTGATCTTCATCACTGCGAAGTTCCCCGTGCGGCCCGAGCACGCCGACGACTGGCCCGAGATCTCGCGAGCCTTCACCGAGGCGACCAGGGCCGAGGAGGGCTGCCTGTGGTTCGAGTGGTCGCGCAGCCTCGACGACCCGCACGAGTATGTGCTGGTCGAGGCGTTCCGCGACGATGCCGCAGGCGCCCACCACGTCGGGACCGACCACTTCCACACCGCCACGCGCGAGCTCCCGGCGTACCTCGCGCGGACGCCGCGGATCGTCAACACGACGGTCGAGGGCACCGAGTGGTCCGAGCTCGGGGAGCTCGCCGTCCGCTGA
- a CDS encoding DUF1097 domain-containing protein: MSGIKALLGIGISVGVLAGAWTYASVELTLITWVAFIAWACFFAAGGGTTGFAKGLAANVAGVLWGWVIGQGLDHVSSSTLALAVMVTVVGFVLCIEAAVPLLSFIPGGFAGTAIYFGTGFDLGGALLAIVAGAVLGLVSERVGAAIQAQVDRPATTGSVPGARPAV; the protein is encoded by the coding sequence ATGAGCGGTATCAAGGCCCTGCTGGGCATCGGCATCTCCGTAGGCGTCCTGGCCGGTGCCTGGACCTACGCCTCGGTCGAGCTCACCCTCATCACGTGGGTCGCGTTCATCGCGTGGGCCTGCTTCTTCGCCGCCGGCGGCGGCACGACTGGCTTCGCCAAAGGCCTGGCGGCCAACGTCGCCGGCGTGCTGTGGGGCTGGGTCATCGGCCAGGGCCTCGACCACGTGAGCAGCTCGACCCTCGCGCTGGCCGTGATGGTCACCGTGGTCGGGTTCGTGCTCTGCATCGAGGCGGCGGTGCCGCTGCTCTCCTTCATCCCGGGCGGGTTCGCCGGCACCGCGATCTACTTCGGCACCGGGTTCGACCTCGGCGGCGCGCTGCTCGCGATCGTCGCCGGCGCGGTGCTCGGCCTGGTCTCGGAGCGGGTCGGTGCGGCCATTCAGGCGCAGGTGGACCGCCCCGCCACGACCGGCTCGGTGCCCGGAGCCCGTCCGGCGGTCTGA
- a CDS encoding NAD(P)-dependent alcohol dehydrogenase: MSTEKMRAVQVVGYHQDLEMREVDVPEATGPFDVIVRIGGAGVCRTDLHILEGQWEEKSGVTLPYTIGHENAGWVHAVGSAVTNVREGDKVIVHPLITCGLCRACRTGDDVHCESNQFPGINTHGGYAEYLRTSARSVVPIDDSLEPADVAALADAGLTAYHAAAKAAKRLTPRDTCVVIGAGGLGHIGIQVMKALSPAALLVVDRNPEALKLALDLGADHGVVAEGSQVEEVLDITHGLGAEVVLDFVGEGGSTAEGIAMTRQAGDYHVVGYGENVDVPTIDLISAEKNVIGNLVGSYNDLCDLMALAARGLVTLHTQKYALDDFQSAISDLDAGRVRGRAILTP; this comes from the coding sequence ATGAGCACCGAGAAGATGCGCGCCGTCCAGGTGGTCGGCTACCACCAGGACCTCGAGATGCGCGAGGTCGACGTCCCGGAGGCCACCGGCCCGTTCGACGTGATCGTCCGGATCGGCGGCGCCGGCGTGTGCCGCACCGACCTCCACATCCTGGAGGGGCAGTGGGAGGAGAAGTCCGGCGTGACGCTGCCGTACACGATCGGGCACGAGAACGCCGGGTGGGTGCACGCCGTCGGGTCCGCGGTCACCAACGTCCGGGAGGGCGACAAGGTGATCGTCCATCCCCTCATCACCTGCGGTCTCTGCCGCGCCTGTCGCACCGGGGACGACGTGCACTGCGAGAGCAACCAGTTCCCGGGGATCAACACCCACGGCGGGTACGCCGAATACCTGCGGACCTCGGCCCGGAGCGTGGTGCCCATCGACGACTCGCTCGAGCCGGCCGACGTCGCCGCGCTCGCCGACGCCGGGCTCACGGCGTACCACGCTGCCGCGAAGGCCGCGAAGCGGCTGACGCCGCGCGACACCTGCGTCGTCATCGGCGCGGGCGGGCTCGGGCACATCGGGATCCAGGTGATGAAGGCGCTCTCGCCGGCGGCGCTCCTGGTTGTCGACCGGAATCCGGAGGCGCTCAAGCTCGCGCTCGATCTCGGCGCTGATCACGGCGTCGTCGCCGAGGGCAGTCAGGTCGAGGAGGTCCTCGACATCACCCACGGGCTCGGAGCCGAGGTGGTGCTCGACTTCGTCGGCGAGGGCGGGTCGACCGCGGAGGGCATTGCGATGACCCGCCAGGCCGGCGACTACCACGTCGTGGGCTACGGCGAGAACGTCGACGTCCCGACGATCGACCTCATCTCGGCGGAGAAGAACGTCATCGGCAACCTGGTCGGCTCCTACAACGACCTGTGCGACCTGATGGCCCTCGCCGCCCGCGGCCTGGTCACGCTCCACACCCAGAAGTACGCCCTGGACGACTTCCAGTCCGCCATCTCGGACCTCGACGCCGGCCGGGTCCGCGGCCGCGCCATCCTCACCCCCTGA